A window of Acropora muricata isolate sample 2 chromosome 6, ASM3666990v1, whole genome shotgun sequence genomic DNA:
ACGGTCAAACAGCTATTCATCTCTCGGCAGTAAATAAGAATATTGAAGCCACTGCTTTGCTAATTGAATTTGATGCTGACGTCAACATTAGAGACAAATTTGGAGCTACAAGCCTCCATTATGGAGCCGCTGGTGGGACAATTGAAATAGTCCAAATGCTTGTCACTGCCGGTGCTGACACAGCTAAAGTTGATTGTAACGGCATGACAGCTATGGAGGTAGCAACTGGCAGGCATTACCATGAGACGGCAGCTGCAATTTTCCAGGCACAGCAAGAGGAAGCAACGGCTTGTGGTCCAAGCACGATAGAAACAGAGAACAAATGTGCAAAGCTTCAGCATTATCCTGCTGACAATATCTTCAATGTATACATTCACGAACTGAGCTTGTCCACAGATCCTTTTGATCTCAGCCACATCGAAAAAGGACTTATGGAAGAATTGTCCAACGATTTCCAAGGAGACTTTGAAAAGTACCTTCGTGGCATGATGCATGTGCCAGGCATTGGCAAAATACCTGATAATGACGAAGTGCTGCAACTGCAGACTGCCGTGGAGGATTTCGTCGGCAAACTGGCACAGACCATGGCTGACATTGATGACCGCTTCGAAGGTTCCATTTTGAAAAGTGGGAGCTGGTACGAAGGAACGAAAGTGGGGGACCCTGAAGAGTTTGACTTCATGCTTTgtttaaaacattttgaagaGATGTGCGCAGTCAACGTACCGGAGAATCAAATCGATGACATCGCAGTCTTAAAAAAGGATCTTCCGTTATCGGGAAGGTATGACAGATTCTTTCAAGGCGACACACTCCAAAGTGATGAATTGATGGAGAGTTTCGTCTTGCTTGCAAAAAGAGCATTGAGCAAACTGAAATACGAAACCAGCTGCAGCAACCTTCATGTCCTGGGAATCACCGAGCATAGCCTCATAGGCGGTACATGGGTACGAACGGGGACTGTAACATGCGAGATGAGGTTTGCGTGGACTGGACCGAGATACAAACAATTGGTCATCACAGCGGACCTTGTACCTGCGTTGTACGTAGGCCCGTTACCAACGTCATCTACCTTCACATCAATCGCACGAGAGCTGAGAGAAACTGGATGTCATGTCGTGTCGAAGTCAGGCAGTTGGAGGCTATCGTTTTCACTGGCGGAGAAAAGCATTTTCCAGCAGCTTTCGAATGAAAGCAAAGAGGCCTACATCTGCGCAAAGATAGCTCTTCATCCGGCAGTTTCTGGCCGCTTCTTTATTGTTAACTCTGGCATAAATACCTTTGAGACTGGCCAAAATATACAATACATAGAGGGAGGTTGGGAATTTGATAATACCGAAGCAATGAATACTGGGGAAGCTATGGAAGTAGAAATAGCAGAGGGTGAGGTTTATATGGAGCACCTTGAGGAAGATGGCCTAGAGAGTGTAGCTGAAAGGAACGAaaacttttcaaatgaaagcaaATTAGCTGGAGAGACGAAGATAGAAGGCGACAGTGGAAACATAGATGATAATACATATGGCAAAGAAGGCGTTGAGAAAGAgaatttgaaagaagaaattacGAAAGAAGATAAAGAAGTGGCAGGATTTGAAAGCAGTGATAACAATAGATCTAGAGTGGATCTAGATGAGATTGCTGAGGAAGAGGATGGTAATACCGACAACGTGGATATAGTAGCAGAACGGGAATCGACACAGTCTACGGTGCTTATAAGCAATGAAAGCAACAGACAACTAGCAACGATTCTGTAGCAGGTTCACACAGTAAACAACATGAAGGGGTACTAGTACGCAAGTTGCTTACTACAAGATTGCATTCACATACGCCGATTACTGTACTTAGTTACACTGAGGACAGCTTCGAAGACGAGGAAACTAAAAAGGAGTTTATCTCAAGACTCAAAGAGGGTAGTAGAGTAGATGTCACGTTCGGGCTTCATGAGGAGTCACCTGATCCAGAGCCGGTCGATGGACGATCTATGATTCCTTCATACCTTCTGAAGCAGGTACTTTTGAACTGCATGGAGAATGCCGCCGGGAGAGAGCTGCTGGATCGACCAATCGTAACAACAGGACAGATATTTGATGAATTGAAAAGATGCCTGCAAAATGAAGAGCCAGTACCCTACTTCTTCTGTAAACCTTGCGACTTTCTGAAAAAGGTCGTCAAGACTCGTGAAATCTATTGCAGAATTTCCTTTCTTGTCAGCTTCATATGTGCGCTGTTTCAAGATGATAGAGACGGCAAAAATCGTTGAGGCTGTGAAGAGAAGTTATCTGTTTCAAAGGCGAAGGCCAAACAAACTTCTTCTGAAGTCAACGCACATGACTCTTTTCAAGTTTTGGTTAGTTATTCACCCCACCTTTTTAATGTCTCAAAGGATTCCATTGATCTTAGTTTGTTATTTCTAAATATTTTGGCAGATATAGTGGGGAAAGTTGCTATTGGATACACCATTTCAGTCTAGGAGGGttcatttttcttcttatctGAAGCAAATGTTTACGAAAGCATGTAGCTCTATTATCAAGTCCGTTGGACCTCCGATTTTAAATCAGTCAGGTTGCCTCAAAATCGTCAGTGGACTAGAAATACACTTCGTGGCAATGTAGAACACTTAGATATTCAATATCATTAACGGTTATTGTTGTGTTTTGTGTTTTCCATTCCTTACCATGTTTTTTTATGGCTATGGTTTTATGCTTAGCAAGTCGCTTCTAGTACATTGTACTATTTGCATTGGCCTTCCTTAACGTAAGCACATACTCCTCCGTGGCTGTCCAAATGTCTTTaaggagttttagcaatgatgataGGGCCGgaaagaaaaacgtcacttgaaaataaacacttgcggaactgtgactattttgcggtTATCctatcttgttcgcattttacaatgttaacgaagaaccctgcaagtGGAATAgcctgagcgctgtcaaagtaaatacacagaactaaagattaacagttgtatgctcaagtattcatcaaaacggtaaatgtggtaatgtcacgttgttgttttgcagaggaaggcacggacttgttcacaagaacatgccgcacgtgcagcacgaccatttttccacactcgaccaatcaaattcttaatttttggcgttgtcgttgccattCCCCTCGtggatgctaaaactcccttaTCTTTACACAACACAACACCGTCAGATATCGAGGGGCGTAGCCAAGTTTCGGCGATGAGGGCAAGATGTACGTTCATGCGCAAAACAAACTCTCTGATCCCGTCTATTTTAGGTACAAGAGACCTTACATTAGATAACAATACTTTTGGTGAATTGTAGGTATTCTCGGCTGATTTTTCATAAACTTCAGATCCATCACTATCATTTTTTGTGTTTCCTTCCAAAAAGGTGTgattttgaatatttaatgagcaaCCCAGTGAATTATGCAAAAGTATTCTTCCTTCATGAAGTTCAGGGGAAATTGGAGAACCGTATTGAACTTGAAAAATCTATGGCGGTTCGTCTGCTTGAAGGTTTCTCTCAAAAAATTTTGTTGACTTCTTGTCTTCCTGAACGGCAGCCACGGCCAGTtggtcaacgacaacgccacaaatcgggttatcccccgtgtaatataatttattcgtttctttgtttaaagacttttgttagggttagggatcattgttacggatgttttgttttcattgttttacgtcagctgtggatattacaccggagatgagcccacaaatcaatgatttgattggttgaataaaaaaaaataatcgtgctgcacgtgcggcacgctttttggtgcaatgttttgacgtagtctgccaaactacgacgtgaaattttcatatttgaggttctgacgacaacgcgagctcgcagcagtaaatctttcactctttgcctttacatgaaaacctttcgtcccaagctagcgaaagtacaattcgcgtattttgtacaacgtgatcaacatggaataatcgcaaaagacttaacgcaaagttcaattttaatgtgacgttttcgttgcagttgccgtcgtagcttcttaaactcccttttcTTTGCTTATTCTCAATCGAGTCAAGGAGCGCCATAACTCAGGTCGGATGTGGCTATTTGAGGATAACGTTGAAACAGCTTCTTGCAAACCGTTCTTGCATAAAGCAATTAAAAGCAGAATTCACTACCTTATGAAATTTTTAAAGTAATAATATTACCCGAACTACGGCACAACTATAGTGAAAAATTGGTTATAATAAAGAGCGTATTTAGGTGCTGCCACTCGGCTTACTCACGCATGCTATATTTGTGTACCGCGCAAGGCAAAATAGCTTGGCAATAGCTCAAACTGTTTTTCCATGCATCCTTCACTTCCAGCTTATTTGCGCAGGTGCCAAGTTTTCTCGATCCCggatcttctttttttttagcgcTGCGAGAAGGCACGAACGATAGGCCCGAGTCTTCCGCGAAGAACTCGCGAATTGGCTGTCTTGTTTCATGTTTGCACCCGCGG
This region includes:
- the LOC136919462 gene encoding uncharacterized protein encodes the protein MEWITAVSNGDAKRVEELMNNSHDVNVTDRQGNNALHRVTDPDILSYLLGTSCDINARNVEGDTPLNSWYKMNLKVTSCMLNFDKIRHKMSALIDAGADCNIPNNLGQTALHTVLLYGGGIGLSLTEEQVIDLVTLLIINGHADVSKADYENCTPLHYAVCGDSIAAVEILLQSGSDVHSQNVWGGTALHLLSYTDTSDWMNVLFEYGADPRAGDNEGKTCLHIAASVGNTSSMALILEQDKAQQNNKSIVKPITEGIPLVDARDSNGQTAIHLSAVNKNIEATALLIEFDADVNIRDKFGATSLHYGAAGGTIEIVQMLVTAGADTAKVDCNGMTAMEVATGRHYHETAAAIFQAQQEEATACGPSTIETENKCAKLQHYPADNIFNVYIHELSLSTDPFDLSHIEKGLMEELSNDFQGDFEKYLRGMMHVPGIGKIPDNDEVLQLQTAVEDFVGKLAQTMADIDDRFEGSILKSGSWYEGTKVGDPEEFDFMLCLKHFEEMCAVNVPENQIDDIAVLKKDLPLSGRYDRFFQGDTLQSDELMESFVLLAKRALSKLKYETSCSNLHVLGITEHSLIGGTWVRTGTVTCEMRFAWTGPRYKQLVITADLVPALYVGPLPTSSTFTSIARELRETGCHVVSKSGSWRLSFSLAEKSIFQQLSNESKEAYICAKIALHPAVSGRFFIVNSGINTFETGQNIQYIEGGWEFDNTEAMNTGEAMEVEIAEGEVYMEHLEEDGLESVAERNENFSNESKLAGETKIEGDSGNIDDNTYGKEGVEKENLKEEITKEDKEVAGFESSDNNRSRVDLDEIAEEEDGNTDNVDIVAERESTQSTVLISNESNRQLATIL